AGCTACGACGTAGACGAAATTCTGCATCGGTCCGAGCTGAAGTTGTTTCAGGTACATCCGTAGCATCCGCTCATCCTTTCTGTTTCACCTTGCGGTCGTGCGAGCGCAACCCGCGCTCCCACAGGAATTCGTGCTCTCCGCTGTGCTTGCCGATCCAGCGCGACAGCACAAAGAAGAGATCGCTCAGGCGGTTTAGATACCGTATCGGCCCCGAGCCGATGTCTTCTTCGCGCTGCAACCGCACGACAACTCGCTCCGCACGCCGGCAGACCGTACGGCACTGGTGTAAGAACGCGCTCACCCGGCCGCCGCCGGGCAGGACGAACGACTTGAGCGGATCGAGGTCCTTCTCGCACGCGTCCATCAGTTGCTCCAGCGCTTTCACCTCCTCGTCCCCCATCCGGAACATGCCTTCGTAAAACGCCTCGGGTGGCGTGGCGAGTTCGCTGCCAAGATCGAACAGCTCGTTCTGGATGCGTTTGAGGATGTCTTCCAGGCGATCGCGCCCGCTGCTGGGTGCGGCTTCCTGATTGAACACCCGTGCCAGCCCGACGACCGCGTTGAGCTCATCGACGGTTCCGTACGCCTCGATGCGCAGGCTGTCCTTGGGCAGACGCTTGCCCCCAACCAGGCCGGTGTCACCCTTGTCCCCGGTGCGCGTGTAGACGCGATTGATGTGGATGGGCATGGGTGCCTATGGTGCCGTGCCACGCAGGCTGGCGTAAGAGTTTTCAGCGCTGCAGCGTGCGCCGGACTGGCAGCCGACAACGATCTGCGCGGCTCT
The Candidatus Binatia bacterium genome window above contains:
- a CDS encoding cob(I)yrinic acid a,c-diamide adenosyltransferase — translated: MPIHINRVYTRTGDKGDTGLVGGKRLPKDSLRIEAYGTVDELNAVVGLARVFNQEAAPSSGRDRLEDILKRIQNELFDLGSELATPPEAFYEGMFRMGDEEVKALEQLMDACEKDLDPLKSFVLPGGGRVSAFLHQCRTVCRRAERVVVRLQREEDIGSGPIRYLNRLSDLFFVLSRWIGKHSGEHEFLWERGLRSHDRKVKQKG